Part of the Pseudorasbora parva isolate DD20220531a chromosome 13, ASM2467924v1, whole genome shotgun sequence genome is shown below.
GGTTTTGGGCTGCCCAGTACCAGGTGAGAGACTCAGAgccaaaaacatttttctattATTCTGCAgaattatttgttatttgtcTTGAAGCCATTATCCGTGCCTTTCCAAATAAGGTATTTGGCTTCAATCATTGTGCATTTGTTCTGAATTCAGATCCTCTCAGCCAGCACCAGAATCAGAATGAAGTAACGCAAAGAGATGACCTGGACTACACCCATCACAACTACCTAGACATGGAGAAGGTGATGGAAGAGCTTCATGAGCATTACcggcaaaaaaagaaagaaaaaagattttAGAATAAACTAGGGTTTAGGAAAATGTATAACTCGCATTTATGCTAGGATGTTGTGGGTGGCTGCCAGAGAATTTCTGCGTTTCTAAGCCATAAGATTCAAGTTGTAGCATATATTTGTAGCGCAAACCATGTGGGATGAGTTTCACACAGAAGTATAATATGGATTTATTATGGATTATGGGTTATGGATTTAAACAAATTACTAAATGTGTGGTAAATTGCTTAAAAATTTGACTTTTCTTATCGGCACAGCTCATGAAATCCATTTCTGATGAGTGTCCCAACATCACTAGATTCTACAGTTTGGGCAAGAGCTTTAAAGGTCTGGAAATTTATGCCATGGAAATTACGGATAACCCTGGAATGCATGAAACAGGTGAGGAAAATTAGAGTAGATATGGAAGAAATAGTATTATTATTCCATTTTGGTATATACAGGAACTGATCATTAAATGATTGTTATCAGTTTTGAAATGTTATCATAAACGGGGAAGAGAAACGATGAACATACCATCCTCTTTCCTCAGGAGAGCCAGAGTTTAGGTACACAGCAGGTTATCATGGTAATGAAGCTTTGGGGCGTGAGCTTCTTCTAATGCTCATGCAGTACCTGTGTAGAGAGTATAAAGATGGCAACCCTCGAGTGCGCCATCTTGTGGATGAGACACGAATTCATCTGGTGCCATCAGTCAATCCTGATGGCCATGTGAGAGCTTTTGATAAGGTgcgtttaaaaatgtataaagttaAAAGTGTAATATGTAATTTCTGTATCACTAGGCAGGATTTGCTAAAATTATTACTGCTttcaaactgatttttttttttttaaatgaattgctACAGTCTAACCATCTGAGATTTTGCTATGGGCATAAAGTTTAGGATTATGATTTTTCATTAGCACTGCCGCACACCGTGATTGTATATTAGCACCATTTGTAGTTTTCTTTTGGGATATGATCTGATCTTAACATTTAGAAACCGAACATTGTGGATAACAGTCTGCCAGATGTACAAATATAAATGGTATTGTGACACTTTAATCTCACTAAAGTATGCAAGtgacattttaatatttgtttcacAGGGCTCAGAGTTGGGCAGCTGGACATTAGGGCACTGGACTGAAGATGGCCATGACATCTTCCAGAACTTTCCATACATAAATAACATTCTTTGGGATGCAGAAGATAAGGGCATGGTGCCCAAATTGACACAAAatcaccatgtacccatccctGAGGGTGTTCTGTCAAGCAATGGCTCAGTAAGGAAATAATTATGTGTAATACGTGTTCATTTAATAAATCAAAGCACCAGTCACATAATCTAGTCATTAAAACTTTGAACTTGACCAATTAGATTAGAGGACTGGAACTAACTGCTGCATAATATTCTCCCTTTCAATGTTTTGTCTTTCAGGCTGCAGTGGAGACTCTTGCCCTTATCTCCTGGATGGAGAGTCATCCATTTGTGCTTGGTGCCAACCTGCAGGGTGGCGAGAGACTGGTGGCATACCCCTTTGACATGCGCCGCCTCACCAAGGAGTCTGAGGAGATGGAGAAAAAACTCAACCCCAGAGCAAACAGACGGAAGCGACAGTacgaggaagaggaggaagaagaacCCAACCCTTACCTTCACATTGGATACCATGAGGAGACCTACAGTGGCCCTCAAGAAAACCATGCATATCATCAAGAGAACTATGGATACCATCAAGAAAATTATGGGTACCACCATCAGAACCAAGGGTACCATGAGGAAAACCAAGGGTACCATGAGGAGAGCCAAAGGTATCACGATGAGACCCAAGGGTACCATGATGAGAACCAAAGGTACCATCATGAGGGTCGTTCTGAAGGGTACCATGAGGGGTATCAAGAAGGAGACCCAGAGGGATATGGACAGGGTGAACCAGAGGAAGAGATAAGAGTGGTTGAGGACCAGTCTTTGTTCCGCTGGTTGGCTATATCTTATGCCTCTACTCACCGCACCATGACTCAAACCTATCAGGGAGGATGCCAGAGTGATGACCCAACAGGTGGGCTGGGAATTGTCAACCGTGCCAAGTGGAAACCTATCCAAGGAAGTGAGTATTAGGATTTTGTAGAACAATAATTTAGAACAGAgctgtccaatcctgctcctggagggccataTACCTGCAAAGGTTTGCTGCAGCCTGCTCGTATctggaagtttttttttaaatccagaagaccttgattagctggttcaggtgtgtttaatagTATTGAAGCTAAATTCTCCAGTAAGGTGCCCCTCCAGGTGCAAATTGGACACCCCTGATCTAAAAGAATCTGCTTTGACACCTTAAGGCACTGATATCAAAATCAGGGAAAAATAAAATTTGTTTGAAGTTTGTTTTGGGAATTTGAATTAGCTTGCTAAAGCACACTTTCCAGAAAAATGCACTCCGGCTGGTAAACACCTTTGTACTACCATTGGTCTATGGCAATTATGTTTTATGTAGATGTGTGTTAAGGCTGTACCTTCATTGATGTAGGAATCTTCTCTGGTTCATTTCTTCTGATTAGTATGTCAAGGTCGACATCCATGAGTAAAAACATGAATGCACTGAAGAGTGGCTTTATAGTAGAAAATTATTTTCTAATTCTAATCAAATATGACTCTGTCCCTTTTTTCATGATTAATATTATAAAGCTTCTTGGTTTAAAGCAATCTATTGTATCtatctaaagcccctttcacactgcgattctggcaaatacacggataatgcgacacggcatttgttcccgggccgctagatttggcccattcacactgccagcgaaataccgtaatatgtgcgctttcacacacagcgcttaacggtcccggatcaCGTTGACACGTAGCATCCGggtgtgacgtataatggcgagcgatctccgcaGTCTCGACTTTAGTTTcatttgtatacgaacactctctgtgtttaaaacaccgactagctcttctggcactgcagggttgtattattgaaaaaacaagctctaggagtcgcacgataactacgcacacgttgcggcattagtttcggcttttgttcacacagcgctcgtcccgggtcgaatcccggaatattactaggtccccgacccgggtcgaattcggtaataaatcccgggacgtggttgctttcacacagaaggcgacccggcaatgttccgggaatattgcggttccgacgtgcagtgtgaaaggggcttatgtggtacataatataaataaaaatgttgtgtatGGAGAGCTGAATTGCAGAGCTCGTGCAAACATAAGCGAACAACGAAAAATAATTTCTCCGTGAGTATATCAGGGTTTTTTGTGACTATTTTCTTTTTGACACCTGTTCATATGTCCTTTCTTTTTTAGGTATGAATGACTTCAGCTACCTTCACACTAACTGCTTTGAACTGTCAATTTTCTTGGGCTGCGATAAGTTCCCTCATCAAAGTGAACTTTTAAGAGAGTGGGAGTATAACAGAGAGGCCCTGCTGACCTTCATGACTCAGGTAAGCTGTTCGAAAACAAATCATGAGAATAGGACCTTGACAAATGTTTAAAAGCAGAAAGGTTAAGTATTTAACAAGCATCATGCTGCGTCATCACCTTGACACTATTCAGCAGATGGAGGTCAGGTGACAAAGTGGAATGCTTAATCAAGACCATAAAAAGGCATCTACGTCACAGAATCCCCAGATTCTAATTGTCTAAAGAAGGTGTGGAGGAATGCGTGAAGTATGGCAAAGCGATCAAAGCATCTTGTAAAGGAATTCAACGCTGCATTGTGGTGTTGACGTTATGAAAACGTTAATATCCATGATTCCATTCTGAACAAATCCTAGAAGAACGTGCGCATCATAGGCTAAATGAAAAATGCCTGACTAGCAAGGTTGTGAGAGTATGCATAGATAAACAGCTTATGGCCACTAAAGAACAATTAACCCAGAAGAACCTGAGTTCCTGGGGCTGAATCCATATCCAAACTGTAGACCCTATGAATGTGTGCAGAGAAGACCAGCTGCTTTGCCAGCCACGAGAAGTCGCTTTTCCATACTTCATGCATGCCTCTGTAGCTCAATAGCACAAATCTTGTAAAGGCGCAACCTTAGCCAGCACCTTTAAAGAGGCCACACTCCTAGTGGACTAGGTTTTATTGCCTAGAGGCAATGCCATACCACATGCCTCATAGGCAAAATAAATCGCATAAACAATTTGACATAAATATGTTCCAATGCGACAAGCCTTGGCAGGAACAGTTGACCAGATTTACTTCACATTTTCTGAGTGGTCAACATAAATTCCTAGTGCCCTGACTAGACATAAGGGAAAAAGCCTCTCCTGCTCTGGCAATTCAAACAGTGGAGGGGGGAAGGCTTGAAGAACGACCAAATTAACTGTCGAGAAAGGCACCTTTGGACCGTAACCTTGCCTCAGGTGCAATATGATTTTAAACTATGTTAAGGACAGTGACAGGACCACCTTGAGAGTCAGAAACTTCTCAGAGGTTAATTCCAAGGCCTCAAATGGAGCCCCCAAAAACCTTCCACGACTATAGAAAGATCCCAGTGACCACGGTGGTACAAATCTCTTAAAAAGCTTGTTTGCATTCCTCTAGCACTTATGTCTAAACAAAATCAGTCAAACAGGACTTACAATTTTGACAATCATACTGAAACAGACTTCTAAAGATAAAAAAGCTGGGGGTTCTGTGACGTAGATGCCCTTTTATGGTCTTGATGAGGCGCTGTGCTTTGTTGACTGACCTCCATCTTTTCTTGAAATAGAATCTTGTAGGTAAGACTTTGAGAACACTAGTTTTGTAGTACTTTTAAGtcagtcttaaagggatagtttaaaactaacaaaactaaccctttaagtccgAGTCCAggaccatattttctatccctagTCAAGTCGAGTCCAGATGCTCCTTAAAATATGGTCTTGGACTATGGTCCAAGTCCAGTCTTTTCCAAAGCTGAGTACTACAACTCTGCCCTGCTACAACTTACCTTAACCATGGCTGTTTTCCTAGGTGCATCGAGGCATTAAGGGAGTTGTGAAAGATAAAGAGGGAAACCCTATTCCCAATGCCACTGTATCTGTGGAGGGAGTCAATCATGATGTCAGGACAGGTGAGATATTTTCTGTAGTTCTGGAAAAATTTTGTAAACTAAAGGGTATCAATAAAAACTCTTCTACTCTTAGGTGAATCTGGAGATTACTGGCGACTTCTAAACCCTGGTGAGTACCGTGTAACTGCCAGAGCAGACGGCTACTCTTCCTTCACCCGTCTATGTGTGGTGGGGTTTGACCCAGGTGCTACTCTGTGCAACTTTGACCTCAACAAGTCTAACTGGGACCGCATCAAACAGATCATGGCTCTCCATGGCAATAGGCCAATCCGGTTGCTGAGCAGTGGCAACAGGGGCGGTGGGCAGCACTTTTCACGCAGCAGTAATCAAATACCAAATTCTAAATTCAATAACCAAATTCCTGAAGGTAACGGGGGGGACATGGACAGGGCTCGTCTCCGCCGATTACGGCTAATGAGAATCCGCCGCCTACGGCAGCAGAGGCTTCTTGTCAGCAAAACGACAGCACCTACTACAACCGTGCCTACCACAACCGTGCCTACCACAACTTCACTTCCATCTACCACAGAGAGTACAACCCCCTGGTATGACTCCTGGACCCTTGGGGAAACTTTTGAAGAGAACACAACCCCACCAGAAGAGATTGAGGTGACAGATACACTGGACTATGACTACAATTACAAGATTGATGATTATTAAGCGCAAACTACAGATCAAAGTTTTGCTCAACAGATTGTTTGTTTGGAATACATAGGTCATTACACAAGATTTTTATTCCACAATATGAAAGTTGACCGTGATAATTAATACCTCTTAATTTTCTGGTCGCAAAGGTTGAAATCAGCACCAATGTCTTGCAAAGCTTGAAAGTAGTAAGAATTATTCTGTTGTGTATTCCTGTCTACACATCTACTCTATACTACAGTATACTACCAAAACGAAAACTTCTCATATGACCATCATGCCCACTGAGGGGAAATGAGAATGTTTTTATGCAAGAGAAGGAGCTGTGTTACCATTTATTTCTCTCACATTAACAGATTTTGTTTGTACAGGGCAAGTAAACATGGGAGATTTTCCCTTAAAGTTCCACCAGGTTGAATTGCCTGCGCTTAAGGACAGTTTCTATCCATTAAATAAAGCCTTGTTTTCATATttacattgtttttgttttatctgCATTAGTGTCATCtgcaaacaaacaaatgcaAAGACTAGATCCTTGGAAATAATTATCTGTTTTATCTTTCCACCTTATTTTTAACATAAGA
Proteins encoded:
- the aebp1b gene encoding inactive carboxypeptidase-like protein X2, which translates into the protein MPGLRDQTAISVLYLSLLIYFWTVNGLTEHSESEIRSTAPEKHVEDRKATSKADVPQVLIIPSYAKIEVGHTKQLLCRVVGNVEEIHWISPNGEKIQTTHDNLEVRNHGNPLSYLIVHNANLNNAGMYKCVARNGDMESQAMVNLDILSKRMRRETEREGRGKRQKEPKPSKKPKVPKPTKKPKGEKKAKGEKGGKKKGKKNREETTTIITTTTTTIAPTTTVAMEYDEEFYDPEPDQYWDEEFPAETTTAAKPTNPPTEKTTDFPTDFPPDTDEYSQPYPDSYDDYWKVDEPTPTTSVIAGRPTDEDDYWDAGYEVAENLPFPDGKEISSTDNDWRFTTTEEPTIPPFENNWYEEYEYGHEKKLEEERERERKEQEEREREQKRHEEEEERERRIQKPPPRVYREPKFCPPLGMESHRIENDQLLTSSVFQHRYSSHRARLNIQASGDEDDMNGGAWCANPEEKNHWIELDARTLTEFTGVITQGRDDPLESDYVSSYYVAFSNDSREWTVLHDGYSEWLFFGNSDKSTPVLSQFMESVVARYIRILPQSWNGTMCMRMEVLGCPVPDPLSQHQNQNEVTQRDDLDYTHHNYLDMEKLMKSISDECPNITRFYSLGKSFKGLEIYAMEITDNPGMHETGEPEFRYTAGYHGNEALGRELLLMLMQYLCREYKDGNPRVRHLVDETRIHLVPSVNPDGHVRAFDKGSELGSWTLGHWTEDGHDIFQNFPYINNILWDAEDKGMVPKLTQNHHVPIPEGVLSSNGSAAVETLALISWMESHPFVLGANLQGGERLVAYPFDMRRLTKESEEMEKKLNPRANRRKRQYEEEEEEEPNPYLHIGYHEETYSGPQENHAYHQENYGYHQENYGYHHQNQGYHEENQGYHEESQRYHDETQGYHDENQRYHHEGRSEGYHEGYQEGDPEGYGQGEPEEEIRVVEDQSLFRWLAISYASTHRTMTQTYQGGCQSDDPTGGLGIVNRAKWKPIQGSMNDFSYLHTNCFELSIFLGCDKFPHQSELLREWEYNREALLTFMTQVHRGIKGVVKDKEGNPIPNATVSVEGVNHDVRTGESGDYWRLLNPGEYRVTARADGYSSFTRLCVVGFDPGATLCNFDLNKSNWDRIKQIMALHGNRPIRLLSSGNRGGGQHFSRSSNQIPNSKFNNQIPEGNGGDMDRARLRRLRLMRIRRLRQQRLLVSKTTAPTTTVPTTTVPTTTSLPSTTESTTPWYDSWTLGETFEENTTPPEEIEVTDTLDYDYNYKIDDY